A stretch of Acidimicrobiales bacterium DNA encodes these proteins:
- a CDS encoding copper ion binding protein: protein MSTTSTYTVTGMTCGHCVRSVTEEVGRIEGVTRVDVDLASGRVTVESEVPVDDTAFAAAVDEAGYEVAP, encoded by the coding sequence ATGAGCACGACCAGCACCTACACCGTCACCGGCATGACCTGCGGGCACTGCGTGCGCTCCGTGACCGAGGAGGTCGGCAGGATCGAGGGCGTGACGAGGGTCGACGTCGACCTGGCGTCCGGCCGCGTGACGGTGGAGTCCGAGGTCCCGGTGGACGACACCGCCTTCGCCGCCGCCGTCGACGAGGCCGGGTACGAGGTCGCGCCGTGA